One genomic window of Conger conger chromosome 9, fConCon1.1, whole genome shotgun sequence includes the following:
- the vps28 gene encoding vacuolar protein sorting-associated protein 28 homolog isoform X2 — protein sequence MFHGIPVSAVPANKPELYEEVKLYKNAREREKYDNMAELFAVVKTLQALEKAYIKDCVTPNEYTGACSRLLVQYKAAFKQVQGSDVGSIDDFCRKYRLDCPLAMERIKEDRPITIKDDKGNLNRCIADIVSLFITVMDKLRLEIRAMDEIQPDLRELMETMNRMSNMPPECEAKDKVSLWLSTLSTMSASDELDDSQVRQMLFDLESAYNAFNRFLHAS from the exons ATGTTTCACGGAATTCCGGTCAGCGCAG TCCCTGCCAATAAACCTGAACTCTATGAA GAAGTGAAGCTGTACAAAAATGCAAGAGAAAGGGAAAA GTATGATAACATGGCTGAGTTATTTGCTGTGGTGAAGACCCTGCAGGCGCTGGAGAAAGCTTACATCAAAGACTGCGTGACGCCCAATGA GTACACTGGGGCCTGCTCCAGGCTGCTGGTTCAGTATAAAGCTGCTTTCAAACAGGTCCAGGGATCCGACGTGGGCTCTATCGATGACTTCTGCCGAAAGTACAGA CTTGACTGTCCTCTTGCCATGGAGAGGATCAAAGAGGATCGACCAATCACCATCAAGGATGACAAAGGCAACCTGAACCGATGCATCGCTGACATTGTTTCT CTTTTCATCACAGTTATGGATAAGCTGCGTCTGGAGATCAGGGCTATGGATGAG atcCAGCCGGACCTCAGGGAGCTGATGGAGACGATGAACAGGATGAGCAACATGCCCCCAGAGTGTGAGGCCAAGGACAAAGTCAGTCTGTG gtTATCCACTCTCAGCACTATGTCAGCCTCTGATGAGCTGGATGACTCTCAGGTTCGGCAGATGCTGTTTGATCTGGAGTCTGCGTATAATGCATTTAACCGCTTCCTGCACGCCTCCTGA
- the LOC133136539 gene encoding uncharacterized protein LOC133136539: MKTPRRPGSVQHDCGVWLDTAHLRRRGKPVRLPRSISQLLNPLAPPTGYSIPAALSFTQTRLRHHTQSSISAFLSPRLHGKEEVEPAAAVATPLSPPDATSPQKKRKRLEGPEEPAYQREAPASSQPEEEEPVKKRVWTPALSHWGGKENRRPPPSSPPSPKHTQPPPGCLFPRRCPLAEAPVLFTQDSEGRRVILHRTPLQDCTNSSPWAEQPWTVPSRLLPQGEPDSQLGLEILFTQDSEGNRVIRH, encoded by the exons ATGAAGACTCCCAGGCGCCCGGGCAGCGTACAGCACGACTGCGGCGTGTGGCTGGACACCGCACACCtcaggaggagggggaaacCG GTCCGGCTGCCCCGCTCCATCTCCCAGCTGCTGAACCCGCTGGCGCCCCCTACAGGCTACAGCATTCCTGCGGCCCTGAGCTTCACACAGACCAGGCTGCGGCATCACACGCAGAGCTCCATCAGCGCCTTCCTGTCCCCACGTCTCCATG GTAAGGAAGAGGTGGAGCCTGCTGCAGCAGTGGCcacgcccctctcccctcctgacGCCACCTCACCGCAGAAGAAGAGGAAACGATTGGAGGGACCTGAGGAGCCAGCCTATcagagagaggccccggccagctcacagccagaggaggaggagcctgtGAAAAAGAGGGTCTGGACCCCTGCACTGTCCCACTGGGGGGGGAAGGAGAACCGGagacccccaccctcctctcccccctcccccaaacacacacaacccccccctggCTGCCTGTTCCCACGGCGATGCCCCCTCGCAGAGGCGCCGGTGCTGTTCACCCAGGACTCAGAGGGCCGGCGGGTAATCCTGCACCGAACCCCCCTGCAAGACTGTACCAACTCCAGCCCCTGGGCAGAGCAGCCCTGGACCGTACCATCCCGACTTCTCCCACAGGGGGAGCCAGACTCTCAGCTTGGCCTGGAGATACTGTTCACACAGGACTCTGAGGGAAACCGGGTCATCAGGCACTGA
- the mapk15 gene encoding mitogen-activated protein kinase 15 yields the protein MNISEVEDHISQKYDIKKRLGKGAYGIVWKAVDRRTGEVVAVKKIFDAFRNRTDAQRTFREIMFLQEFGDHHNIIKLLNVIRAQNDKDIYLVFEYMETDLHAVIKKGTLLKDIHKRYVIYQILTATKYLHSGNVIHRDQK from the exons ATGAACATCTCTGAAGTTGAAGATCACATCTCGCAGAAGTATGACATAAAGAAAAGATTGGGGAAAGGG GCCTATGGCATCGTCTGGAAGGCGGTGGACCGGAGAACTGGGGAGGTTGTTGCTGTGAAGAAGATCTTCGATGCTTTCAGGAACAGGACTGATGCTCAG AGGACATTCAGAGAGATCATGTTCCTTCAG GAGTTTGGAGATCATCACAACATCATCAAACTGCTCAACGTCATTCGGGCTCAGAACGACAAGGACATCTATCTGGTGTTTGAGTACATGG AGACGGATCTACATGCGGTCATTAAGAAGGGGACCCTGCTGAAGGATATTCATAAGCGATACGTCATTTACCAGATCCTCACCGCCACCAAGTACCTGCACTCAGGAAACGTCATTCACAGGGATCAGAAG
- the vps28 gene encoding vacuolar protein sorting-associated protein 28 homolog isoform X1, with product MFHGIPVSAGMGGVPANKPELYEEVKLYKNAREREKYDNMAELFAVVKTLQALEKAYIKDCVTPNEYTGACSRLLVQYKAAFKQVQGSDVGSIDDFCRKYRLDCPLAMERIKEDRPITIKDDKGNLNRCIADIVSLFITVMDKLRLEIRAMDEIQPDLRELMETMNRMSNMPPECEAKDKVSLWLSTLSTMSASDELDDSQVRQMLFDLESAYNAFNRFLHAS from the exons ATGTTTCACGGAATTCCGGTCAGCGCAGGTATGGGCGGAG TCCCTGCCAATAAACCTGAACTCTATGAA GAAGTGAAGCTGTACAAAAATGCAAGAGAAAGGGAAAA GTATGATAACATGGCTGAGTTATTTGCTGTGGTGAAGACCCTGCAGGCGCTGGAGAAAGCTTACATCAAAGACTGCGTGACGCCCAATGA GTACACTGGGGCCTGCTCCAGGCTGCTGGTTCAGTATAAAGCTGCTTTCAAACAGGTCCAGGGATCCGACGTGGGCTCTATCGATGACTTCTGCCGAAAGTACAGA CTTGACTGTCCTCTTGCCATGGAGAGGATCAAAGAGGATCGACCAATCACCATCAAGGATGACAAAGGCAACCTGAACCGATGCATCGCTGACATTGTTTCT CTTTTCATCACAGTTATGGATAAGCTGCGTCTGGAGATCAGGGCTATGGATGAG atcCAGCCGGACCTCAGGGAGCTGATGGAGACGATGAACAGGATGAGCAACATGCCCCCAGAGTGTGAGGCCAAGGACAAAGTCAGTCTGTG gtTATCCACTCTCAGCACTATGTCAGCCTCTGATGAGCTGGATGACTCTCAGGTTCGGCAGATGCTGTTTGATCTGGAGTCTGCGTATAATGCATTTAACCGCTTCCTGCACGCCTCCTGA